The sequence CGGCGGCCGCCGCCCGCCGAGGCCGGGGCGGGTGTCGCGCGGGCCGCGCGCGAGCAGGCGCGCGCGGCCCGCGCGCATCTCGACACGCTCCACCGCTGGGGCGTGACCACGCTCGGCGCCCTCGCGGCGCTCCCCGCGGCGGCGCTGCACGCGCGGCTCGGCGATGCCGGGCCGCGCTGGCAGCGCCTGGCCCGCGGCCTCGACCCACGCCCCCTCGTCGTCGTGCCGCCCGAGGTCCGGTTCGAGGAGCAGATTACGCTCGAGTGGCCCATCGAGGGGCTCGAGCCCATGGCGTTCGTGCTGGCGCGGCTGCTCGATCCGCTCTGCACCAGGCTCGCATCGCACGATCGCGGCGCCCTCGGCGTGCGGCTGCTGCTGCGGCTCGTCACGCGCGACGTCGATCGGCGCCGGCTCGAGTGGCCGGCGCCGATTGGCGACGCGCGGGCGCTGCGGACACTGCTGCTGCTCGATCTCGAGGCGCGGCCGCCGAAGGCCGGCATCGACGCCATTCACCTGCACGTCGAACCGGGCCCCGCGCGCACCGTGCAGGAGACGCTCTTCACCCGGCCGCTGCCGACGCCGGATCACGTCTCGACCCTCGTTGCACGGTTGTCGGCCCTGATGGGCGCCGGGCGGGTGGGCACACCCGTGCGGTCCGACACGCACCGGGCCGAGGCGTTCGAGGTGGCACGCTTCCAGCCTGCCCACGACGCCCGCGCCAGGCGGGTGAGCGGCGGGCTCGTCTCGAGACCAACCTCCCGCGACGAAGTGCGCGACGCCGCACCCGCAGGCGTCGAGAGGCATCCTCCGGGCGCCGTGCTGCGCCGCTTCAGGCGGCCCGTCGCGGCGCGCGTCCGGCTCCAGGACGGACGGCCCGCGCACCTCGCCACGCGGCACGCGGGAGTGACCGGCGGCGCCGTGCGCCAGTGGGCCGGGCCGTACCGGACGTCGGGGGAGTGGTGGCGGCTCGCGGTGAACGCCGGAGGAGCGCGCACGACGGCGCCGTGGGACCGCGACGACTGGGACGTCGCGGTCGCCGACGGCGCCGTCTATCGACTCTCCCAGGACCGTCTCACGGGCCAGTGGACCGTAGACGGCACCTGGGATTGAACACGGCTGACAACTGGCGGCCTTCGGGGTCTCCTGCGGCGCCTATAATGACGGCGAGGCGCTCGGCTCATGGACCCCGATCTCGTCGCCCGGATCACCGGCAGGCACGGCATCCGACTGCTGCTCCAGTTCGGGTCAACGGTCACGGGTCACGAACACCCGCACAGCGACGTCGATCTCGCCGTCGAGTTCGCGGAAGTTCCTGGATCGTTCGCCACCCTCGGCGAGGCGATGGCAGATCTACAGTCGCTCTTCCCGGGGCGCGAGGTGGACGTCGCCGTCGTCAATCGGGCCGATCCCTTGTTCCTGGATCGCATACTCCGCTCGTGCCGCCTGCTGCACGGCGACCCGCGGCGGCTGAACGAGCTGAGGATGTACGCGTTCAAGCGGTATCAGGATCACAAGCGCTTTCTCGCGATGGAGCGAGAGTACGTCGCCCGGGTCCTCGCGCGGGCCGGTGCCTCATGATCGATCGCGAGCTGGTGACGCGGAAGAGCCTTCTGATCGCGCGGGACCTCGAGCCGCTCGGCGAGCTCGCACGCGCCGAGCTCGCGGCGTTCCAGGCGTCGCGGTCCGACCAGGTCCTGGCCGAACGCTACCTCGAGCGGATCATCGGACGTATCATCGACATCAACTTCCACCTGATCACGGCGGGCGGCGCCGCGCCGCCGTCCGACTACTACGCGTCCTTCGTCGAGCTCGGTCGCCTCGGTGTGCTCGACACGGCGTTTGCGCAGCGCCTGGCGCCGAGTGCCGGCCTTCGGAACCGTCTCGTTCACGAATACGACGAGGTCGATCCGGTGAAGCTCCACGAGGCCTGTCGAGCCGCGACGGTCGACGTCCCGCTGTATCTGCGGTCGGTCGACAGGTGGCTGAGCGATTCGGGCTGCTGAAGGCAGGGGCGACGGGCCGGCAGACTGAACGTCCCGTCGACCTCGCACCTCGCGGTTCATTCTCGACCCCTCGGTGCGGGCAGCCCCAATCGCGCGAGGAGCGCGTCGAACCGCGGATCGGCCCGGAGCGGATCGAAGCCGGGCAGCCCGGTGTAGTAGAGCCAGAGTTGGCAAGCGTCGGCTGCCCGCGCGAGCACCTCGAAGGCCGCGTCGATCTCCCCGAGTGCGCCGGGCAGCCAGCCCTCGGAGACGATCGGGGGCGCGGAGGCCGGCCGCGCTCGCAGCCCTTCGAGCAGCGCCCGGGCTTCGTCAGTCCGTCCTGCGGTCGCGAGCGCCCACCCCAGAAGGCCCAGGAAGTCGGCCCCGCGGTGCGAGACGGCGACACCGTGCTCGGCCGCCGCCATGCCCTCCTCGTACCGCCCCAGGGCGACGTTCGCCAGGCTCGAGCAGAACAGCGCCGACGCGTCCTCCTTCTCGAAGGTGAGCGCCTGCTCGGCGTCGCGGTGGGCTTCCTGTGGCCTCCTGGCGGTCAGCAGCCCCAGTGAGGTGAGCATGTACGGGAAGGACGCGAGGGGATCGGCCTCCCGTGCCCGCTCGAAGAACGGCTCGGCGTCGTCGGGCTTCTGATGCAGACAGAACCACATCCCCAGCATCCCCAGGGACGGGACGTGCGAGGGTTGGAACTCGATCGCTCGACGAACAGCGGCCTCCATGGCTGTCCAGCCAGCCCCTCGGCCAACGCCGCGACGTCCCGGTTCGCACGCGCGTGACGCACGGGCAGCACCGCCACCCAGAAGCCCTCGGCCTGCCGCCTCCGGCGTCAGGCAGCGTAGAATCAACGTCCCTCAGGTGGATCACCTTCCGAGCGGCGTACTGGTCTAGTTTCCGAGCGGCGCGCGCAGACGTCGCGCGCCGTCTGGATCCGCTGTCGCGGGTTCTTCTCCAGGCACCGCCGGACGAGGCGCGCCAGGTCGGCGGGCAGATCGGTCCTGATCTCCGCCAGGGGCCGCGGCCCGTCGCGCAGGATCGCCGAGGCGACCTCGGCCGAGGAATCGCCGCGGAACGGGCGCTCGCCGCTCGCCATCTCGTAGAGCAGCACGCCGAGCGAGAAGAGGTCGGTGCGGGGGGCCACGGGACGTCCCGCGACCTGTCCTGGCGACATGTACGCCGGCGTGCCCATCACGACGCCCGCCTGGGTCTGGCCCGCCGCGGTGAGCGTGGCCCCGACCGGATCGTCGGCCCGCAGGTCCTTCGCGAGGCCGAAGTCGAGCACCTTCACGCGGCCCTCGGGCGTCACCATCCCGTTGGCCGGCTTGAGGTCGCGGTGCACGATGCCCTTCTCGTGCGCCGTGGCGAGCGCGTCGGCGAGCGCGGTGGCGATGGCGACGATGCGCTCGAGCGGCAGGCCGCCCTGGGGGATCAGCCGGTCGAGGGTCTCTCCCTCCACGAGCTGCATCGTCAGGAAGTGGACGGTGCTGGCCTCTTCCGCCGAGAAAACGGTGCCGAGGATCCGCTACGGACCGAGCGTTTCACCAATCACGATCGAATCCTCGCCTGGCTGCGGCGGACCCTATCATCTGCCGATCTGACGGTTGTACGCGGCCTCGTCGAAGTGGCCCTTCGATTCTGCGATCAGGCCGTCTGCGCCGATGGTCCACTCTTCACGTCCGCCGATGCGGACCGCCTTGCCGGTGCCCCCCGGGCTGGTGTTCGTCCCCGTGAGCGTCCACCGATACACCGCCCGGCCGCCCTCGAGGCTCACGCCGTCCATCGCGACCACCATGTCGGGGAACGCCGTCATGAACCCTTGGG comes from Acidobacteriota bacterium and encodes:
- a CDS encoding nuclear transport factor 2 family protein yields the protein MDVARLKEFGAKYTAAWCNQDAASVAAFFAEHGSLTINGGAPAEGRPAITAAAQGFMTAFPDMVVAMDGVSLEGGRAVYRWTLTGTNTSPGGTGKAVRIGGREEWTIGADGLIAESKGHFDEAAYNRQIGR
- a CDS encoding nucleotidyltransferase domain-containing protein → MDPDLVARITGRHGIRLLLQFGSTVTGHEHPHSDVDLAVEFAEVPGSFATLGEAMADLQSLFPGREVDVAVVNRADPLFLDRILRSCRLLHGDPRRLNELRMYAFKRYQDHKRFLAMEREYVARVLARAGAS
- a CDS encoding serine/threonine protein kinase, giving the protein MEGETLDRLIPQGGLPLERIVAIATALADALATAHEKGIVHRDLKPANGMVTPEGRVKVLDFGLAKDLRADDPVGATLTAAGQTQAGVVMGTPAYMSPGQVAGRPVAPRTDLFSLGVLLYEMASGERPFRGDSSAEVASAILRDGPRPLAEIRTDLPADLARLVRRCLEKNPRQRIQTARDVCARRSETRPVRRSEGDPPEGR
- a CDS encoding DUF86 domain-containing protein; amino-acid sequence: MIDRELVTRKSLLIARDLEPLGELARAELAAFQASRSDQVLAERYLERIIGRIIDINFHLITAGGAAPPSDYYASFVELGRLGVLDTAFAQRLAPSAGLRNRLVHEYDEVDPVKLHEACRAATVDVPLYLRSVDRWLSDSGC